One window of the Clupea harengus chromosome 20, Ch_v2.0.2, whole genome shotgun sequence genome contains the following:
- the LOC105893093 gene encoding eukaryotic peptide chain release factor subunit 1-like — protein MADDPSAADRNVEIWKIKKLIKSLEAARGNGTSMISLIIPPKDQISRVSKMLADEFGTASNIKSRVNRLSVLGAITSVQQRLKLYNKVPPNGLVVYCGTIVTEEGKEKKVNIDFEPFKPINTSLYLCDNKFHTEALTALLSDDSKFGFIVIDGSGALFGTLQGNTREVLHKFTVDLPKKHGRGGQSALRFARLRMEKRHNYVRKVAETAVQLFVSNDKVNVAGMVLAGSADFKTELSQSDMFDPRLQAKVLKLVDISYGGENGFNQAIELSAEVLMNVKFIQEKKLIGRYFDEISQDTGKYCYGVEDTLKALEMGAVEILIVFENLDTMRYILRVHGAELLDMENDEKTIYLTPEQEKDKSHFTDKETGQEHELLECMPLLEWFANNYKTFGATLEIVTDKSQEGSQFVKGFGGIGGILRYRVDFTGMDYQGEEGELFDLDDY, from the exons GAATGGAACCAGTATGATCTCCCTCATCATCCCTCCCAAGGATCAGATTTCCAGAGTGTCCAAGATGTTGGCTGATGAATTCGGCACCGCCTCCAACATCAAGAGCAGAGTCAACAGGCTGTCTGTGCTTGGCGCCATCACCTCCGTACAGCAGAGACTCAAGCTCTACAACAAAG TCCCCCCTAATGGCTTAGTGGTCTACTGTGGCACTATCGTCACCGAGGAGGGCAAGGAGAAGAAAGTCAACATTGACTTTGAGCCTTTTAAACCCATCaacacctctctctatctctgcgaCAACAAGTTCCACACCGAG GCGCTGACAGCCTTGCTGTCCGATGACAGTAAGTTTGGTTTTATTGTGATTGACGGGAGTGGCGCTTTGTTCGGGACTCTGCAAGGGAACACCAGGGAAGTTCTACACAAATTCACCGTGGATCTCCCCAAGAAGCATG GCAGAGGAGGACAGTCTGCTTTGCGTTTTGCCCGTCTGAGGATGGAGAAGAGGCACAACTACGTGAGGAAGGTGGCTGAGACAGCGGTCCAGCTCTTCGTCTCCAACGACAAGGTCAACGTGGCCGGCATGGTCCTGGCTGGTTCAGCTGACTTCAAAACTGAACTGAGTCAGTCAGATATGTTCGACCCG AGGTTACAAGCTAAAGTGTTGAAGCTGGTAGATATCTCATACGGAGGAGAGAATGGATTCAATCAAGCTATTGAACTCTCTGCGGAAGTGCTGATGAACGTCAAGTTTATCCAGGAGAAGAAactcatag GGCGGTATTTTGATGAGATCAGCCAGGACACAGGGAAGTACTGCTATGGCGTGGAGGACACCCTCAAAGCCCTGGAGATGGGAGCTGTGGAGATTCTTATTGTGTTTGAGAACCTAGACACTATGAGATACATCCTGAGAGTCCATGGAGCTGAGCTCCTCGATATGGAGAATG atgAGAAGACCATTTATTTGACGCCAGAACAGGAGAAAGACAAGTCTCATTTCACAGACAAAGAG acaggacaggagcACGAGCTCTTGGAGTGCATGCCTCTGCTGGAATGGTTTGCCAATAACTACAAGACGTTTGGAGCCACGCTGGAGATCGTCACAGACAAGAGCCAGGAGGGATCACAGTTTGTCAAAGGCTTTGGTGGCATTGGGG gAATCTTGAGGTACAGGGTGGACTTCACAGGCATGGACTACCAAGGAGAGGAGGGCGAATTATTCGATTTGGATGACTACTAG